The sequence below is a genomic window from Thermoflexus sp..
GTTCCCCAGGCGCGGATCGCGGAGATCCCGGACACCACCCACTACACCATCGTGCTGGGGTATCATCCCGAACGGGATCGCCTGGTGCGAGCGTTTGTGGAGGAGGTGCTGGGGTGAGCTGGGCGGAGCGGGTGCGGGACTTCGGCGGGGAAGGCCCGCTGATCCATCTGGCCGTGGCGAACGGGTTCCCGCCGGCCTGTTACCGGCCGCTGATAGAGGGTCTGGCCCCGGTTGGACATAGGGTGAGCGTCCTCCCCCGCCCCCTCTGGCCGGACGGCGAAGGGCCCCAACGGGGGGTCACCTGGTATACCCTGGCGGAGGATCTGATCCAGGCCTTCGATGCCCTGGGCTGGCGGGGGGTGATCGGGATCGGCCACTCCATGGGCGGCGTGATCACCATGGTCGCTGCGGTGCAGCGGCCGGATCTCTTCCGGGCCATCGTCCTGATGGACCCCGTGCTGATGGATCCGAAGGTGTTGACCCTCTTCCGGATCCTGCGGGCCCTGGGCCTGGGGGCGCGGCTGCATCCGCTGGCCC
It includes:
- a CDS encoding alpha/beta hydrolase, yielding MSWAERVRDFGGEGPLIHLAVANGFPPACYRPLIEGLAPVGHRVSVLPRPLWPDGEGPQRGVTWYTLAEDLIQAFDALGWRGVIGIGHSMGGVITMVAAVQRPDLFRAIVLMDPVLMDPKVLTLFRILRALGLGARLHPLARRARRRRRVWPSREAAAAHLRSRPLFAAWHPAAFAGYLEEGLRPSRDGQVELAYPPEWEVHIFVSVPHDAWRFVPRIPIPTLVMRGTVTDTFTADSEARFRRLKPDARFAVIPGSHLFPMERPEETARSIRAWLTEILHGA